Proteins from one Scylla paramamosain isolate STU-SP2022 chromosome 3, ASM3559412v1, whole genome shotgun sequence genomic window:
- the LOC135096469 gene encoding protein FAM200A-like, with translation MLEVTETLFEGKQNDDIKDKIKQIPLSDSTAMRRTAILAEDLTSQLDNAMQNASCISLAVDESTDATDSAQLLVFVRFYDIAQKGFREDLLGVTSLEARTRGEDIYEAMKMMLTERGLDLKSVVSITTDGAPSMIGRERGLVGRLKEDHPDLISYHCIIHQSILCASFGGDYAVIMEKIMKLANFLRASSSLQHRLLRNFLSEVSASYDDLLLHNNVRWLSKGKVLERFWSIRKEVQEFLRSQRSAAKANKFLDFLENEKEMEETAFLTDITFHLNALNVKLQGKNNTVCDLISSVQAFQKNLELFKNDLQGELHHFPRLLEHTKGKKGHNYTEFIDKLIGNFKDRFAKQTFKWVNAASVQMELIDLHENMILKEESAQYDPVRFWTQKKTVFLDLH, from the exons ATGTTGGAGGTTACTGAAACACTGTTTGAGGGTAAACAAAATGATGACATTAAAGATAAAATTAAGCAAATCCCACTGTCAGATTCCACAGCAATGAGAAGGACTGCAATACTAGCTGAAGATTTGACGTCACAACTTGATAATGCAATGCAAAATGCATCATGCATTTCTCTGGCTGTAGATGAGTCAACAGATGCAACTGACAGTGCCCAGCTTCTTGTCTTTGTCAGATTTTATGATATTGCACAGAAGGGATTCCGTGAGGATCTGCTTGGTGTGACAAGCCTGGAAGCCCGAACACGTGGAGAAGATATCTATGAGGCTATGAAAATGATGCTAACAGAACGGGGGCTTGATCTGAAGTCCGTAGTTTCAATCACTACAGATGGCGCTCCATCAATGattggaagagaaaggggactAGTTGGACGGCTAAAAGAGGATCATCCTGACTTAATATCATACCACTGCATAATTCACCAGTCCATCCTCTGTGCTAGTTTTGGAGGGGACTATGCTGTGATCATGGAAAAGATTATGAAGTTAGCCAACTTCTTGagagcatcatcatcactacagcATCGGCTACTGCGTAACTTTTTAAGTGAGGTTAGTGCCAGCTATGATGATCTACTCCTGCACAACAATGTACGGTGGCTTAGCAAGGGCAAGGTTTTGGAAAGATTTTGGAGTATCAGAAAAGAAGTACAAGAATTCCTTAGAAGCCAACGAAGTGCCGCCAAAGCAAATAAGTTTTTAGACTttttggaaaacgaaaaagagatggaagagacagCATTCTTAACAGACATCACTTTTCATCTCAATGCTCTCAATGTCAAactacaaggaaaaaacaacacaGTGTGTGATCTTATTTCATCTGTTCAAGCTTTCCAGAAGAACCTGGAACTTTTCAAAAATGACTTGCAGGGAGAACTTCATCACTTTCCCAGACTTTTGGAGCATaccaagggaaagaaaggtcaTAATTATACTGAATTTATTGATAAACTGATTGGCAACTTCAAAGATcgttttg CAAAACAGACATTCAAATGGGTAAATGCTGCATCAGTTCAAATGGAACTAATTGATCTGCATGAAAATATGATCCTAAAAGAGGAGAGTGCTCAGTATGATCCTGTCAGATTCTGGACACAGAAG AAAACTGTGTTCTTGGACCTTCACTAA